A stretch of Lachancea thermotolerans CBS 6340 chromosome D complete sequence DNA encodes these proteins:
- the MTR3 gene encoding exosome non-catalytic core subunit MTR3 (similar to uniprot|P48240 Saccharomyces cerevisiae YGR158C MTR3 3'5' exoribonuclease exosome subunit nucleolar protein involved in export of mRNA and ribosomal subunits homologous to the E. coli exonuclease RNase PH), with protein MNITDRRRILGPSNAKPLVFERLESSEQAAQPPQEKNNENESMYIKNGLVSNANGSSYLELKRGESSEQCTILLSSVYGPRPSRGAFSSKASLSVQFKEVTIEKIPSGELKEICNFLSNIFSAVINLERYPKSGIDIFLSLIKNPITSDEANLEPIIAACVNGITLALADAGIEIFDTVSAGTYKRNVVAFSKNGTEVVGLWKDKEDDTANDILSVIENCRGNYLQNRKGIIEYLIRSKNADI; from the coding sequence ATGAATATCACGGATAGAAGGCGTATCCTCGGCCCTTCAAATGCCAAACCCTTGGTTTTTGAGAGGCTCGAGAGCTCGGAACAAGCAGCGCAGCCACCacaagagaaaaacaatgaaaacgaaTCAATGTACATCAAGAATGGCCTGGTTTCTAACGCAAATGGTTCATCCTACTTAGAATTGAAAAGGGGCGAATCGAGTGAACAGTGCACAATACTTTTGTCATCCGTTTACGGTCCGAGGCCTTCTCGTGGGGCTTTTAGTTCCAAGGCTTCGTTGAGTGTACAGTTCAAAGAAGTTACTATTGAGAAGATTCCATCTGgcgagctcaaagaaatctgcaatttcttgagcaatATTTTCAGCGCAGTTATTAACCTTGAGAGGTATCCCAAATCAGGAATCGatatttttttgagcttgataaaGAACCCCATTACTTCAGATGAAGCTAATTTGGAGCCCATAATAGCAGCGTGCGTAAATGGAATAACGCTTGCTTTGGCCGATGCCGGTAttgagatttttgacaCAGTCAGCGCAGGCACATACAAAAGGAACGTGGTTGCGTTTAGCAAAAACGGTACAGAAGTTGTTGGTCTCTGGAAGGATAAGGAAGACGACACAGCAAATGACATATTGAGCGTTATCGAAAACTGCAGAGGCAATTATCTTCAGAACCGTAAAGGAATAATTGAATACCTAATACGAAGCAAAAATGCGGATATTTAG
- the CHO2 gene encoding phosphatidylethanolamine N-methyltransferase (similar to uniprot|P05374 Saccharomyces cerevisiae YGR157W CHO2 First step in the methylation pathway for phosphatidylcholine biosynthesis Phosphatidyl- ethanolamine N-methyltransferase) produces MIKERKPSKSRAPGKGHKQIPGVAKESQPIARTRTGNVEFTPAKTHDMVRSLFDPTLKKSFLECWISLAILSNVVLCYFMATKFGASFTKKFFLWQYVFWRLCYNVGIGVVLHFQSNYETLTNFAKMRSLFSKKNQQWLARFCRFEIESKMPNTYCLEEYPEEFNVWLLFRQFVDLILMQDFTTYILFVVLSIPKTVLSSHTVSFALGVIMILFNVWVKVDAHRVVKDYAWYWGDFFFFQDSKLVFDGVFNVSPHPMYSIGYMGYYGLSLISGDYKVLLVSIGGHLLQFLFLKYCENPHIEKIYGSDAVENDNAHIDELLVKENPNYSKPLITKGLWFTNVDKLRLTDYFTILTVASIVLFTFFLKPSTKALFWATLVAKITTSLFISLVLHKQSTSKWFTRLFLKNGYTQVHSFYQWQFLYNYCLTVSYTLLILQTWSQFRHLESRNYTQIIFGFLLCWLQKWCDDEILTAISEFGWFYGDFFLTNYISSRKLNSRGIYRYLSNPERFLGVAGCWGAVLITHFSPYNLILAALWTAANIALVKLVEEPHVSKVYGTSERKSGVSKTLMGFKPIRRFSEIMDKMELRLVRHLTSNDSPFEEEAPTSEEAQWNEVVQLALQSVTANLAPNCEFKLGDGKCDTFIIPGPVEAHWKLPSKLYNNDDWIGLYKVFETGEDRQRTRVSSNGRWTGTNEAAFPYSGRPKKSIVKFQRTGDFVNGTVKFDHSLMFYEEGVYELRYHSGNTHKVLMISQPFRLSLPIVKAESAEELSEGLHQFLAEVHALDGNSFNPNSNRYLGDRFLKGLIKKASGVDLSVKYLRRINYDVSIIGKRVQEIKAVLENLE; encoded by the coding sequence ATGATCAAAGAGCGTAAGCCGTCCAAAAGCCGCGCCCCAGGAAAGGGGCATAAACAGATTCCAGGTGTCGCGAAGGAATCCCAACCTATTGCGCGGACGCGCACTGGGAATGTCGAATTCACGCCTGCCAAAACACACGACATGGTGAGATCTTTATTTGATCCTACGCTTAAAAAGTCGTTTTTGGAATGTTGGATCAGTTTGGCTATCCTCTCTAATGTCGTCCTGTGCTATTTCATGGCTACAAAGTTCGGTGCAAGCttcaccaagaagttcttcctGTGGCAATATGTTTTCTGGAGGCTGTGCTACAACGTTGGAATAGGTGTGGTTTTGCACTTCCAGTCCAATTACGAGACGTTGACTAACTTTGCAAAGATGCGCAGTCTTTTCTCTAAGAAGAACCAGCAGTGGCTTGCACGCTTCTGCCGCTTTGAAATTGAATCCAAGATGCCCAACACTTATTGCTTGGAAGAGTACCCGGAGGAATTTAATGTGTGGCTTTTATTCCGCCAATTCGTGGACTTGATCTTGATGCAAGACTTCACCACTTATATCCTCTTTGTCGTTCTATCCATCCCCAAGACGGTTCTTTCCAGCCACACTGTCAGTTTCGCGCTTGGTGTCATCATGATTCTGTTCAACGTTTGGGTGAAAGTTGACGCCCACCGCGTAGTAAAAGATTATGCGTGGTATTGGGGcgacttctttttcttccaagaCTCCAAGCTTGTCTTCGATGGTGTCTTTAACGTCTCTCCTCACCCCATGTATTCCATTGGCTACATGGGCTACTATGGTTTGAGTTTAATATCGGGTGATTACAAGGTTCTTTTGGTGTCTATTGGTGGTCACTTATTGCaattcctcttcctcaagtACTGCGAGAACCCGCATATTGAGAAGATTTACGGCTCTGACGCTGTTGAGAATGACAACGCTCACATCGATGAACTTTTGGTCAAGGAGAATCCCAACTATTCTAAGCCGCTAATTACCAAAGGTTTGTGGTTCACTAACGTCGACAAGTTGAGATTAACAGATTATTTTACGATACTAACTGTGGCCTCCATTGTCCTGTTcaccttttttttgaagccctCTACAAAGGCGCTCTTCTGGGCTACTCTTGTTGCGAAAATTACGACTTCGCTATTTATATCGCTGGTGTTGCATAAACAGTCAACGTCCAAGTGGTTTACTAGGTTATTTCTGAAAAATGGCTACACTCAAGTTCATTCTTTTTACCAGTGGCAGTTTCTTTACAACTATTGCTTAACGGTTTCTTACACTCTACTCATTTTGCAAACCTGGAGCCAGTTTAGGCATTTAGAATCCAGGAACTACACGCAGATCATTTTTGGGTTCCTCTTGTGCTGGTTACAGAAATGGTGTGACGACGAGATCCTCACAGCAATCTCTGAGTTTGGGTGGTTTTATGGTGACTTTTTCCTTACCAACTACATCAGTTCTAGAAAGTTGAACTCCAGAGGGATCTACAGGTACTTGAGCAACCCTGAAAGGTTCCTTGGGGTGGCGGGCTGTTGGGGCGCCGTGCTAATTACGCATTTTTCACCTTATAATCTTATTTTAGCTGCGCTCTGGACGGCGGCTAACATTGCTCTCGTTAAGCTCGTTGAGGAACCACACGTTTCTAAGGTCTACGGTACCTCTGAAAGAAAGAGCGGTGTTTCGAAGACATTAATGGGTTTCAAGCCCATCAGAAGATTTTCAGAGATCATGGATAAAATGGAACTTAGACTTGTCAGACATCTTACTTCTAACGATTcaccttttgaagaagaggcacCAACTAGTGAGGAAGCTCAATGGaatgaagttgttcaactCGCACTACAGAGTGTCACGGCTAACCTCGCGCCCAACTGTGAATTCAAGCTTGGTGATGGTAAATGCGATACTTTTATCATCCCCGGCCCCGTCGAAGCGCACTGGAAGCTACCCTCGAAGCTCTACAATAACGATGATTGGATAGGCCTTTacaaggtttttgaaacaggCGAAGATCGCCAGAGGACAAGAGTATCGTCTAATGGTCGCTGGACTGGCACCAATGAAGCTGCTTTCCCATACAGTGGACGGCCCAAAAAGTCCATTGTTAAATTTCAGAGAACAGGGGACTTCGTTAATGGCACAGTAAAGTTTGATCATTCGCTGATGTTTTATGAAGAGGGTGTTTACGAACTTCGATACCACAGCGGAAACACACACAAGGTGCTCATGATTTCACAGCCTTTTAGACTTTCTTTGCCCATCGTCAAGGCCGAATCGGCAGAAGAACTGAGCGAAGGTTTGCATCAGTTTTTGGCGGAAGTACATGCCCTAGATGGCAATTCTTTCAATCCAAATTCGAACAGGTATTTGGGAGacagatttttgaaaggacTCATTAAGAAGGCTTCCGGCGTTGACTTATCAGTGAAGTACTTAAGGAGGATAAACTACGACGTCAGCATCATAGGAAAAAGGGTGCAGGAAATTAAAgctgttcttgaaaaccttgaatAG
- a CDS encoding PITH domain-containing protein (conserved hypothetical protein) has translation MSHQCEHEHDHHHDSPPPATNNAQSLFSFVNTPNVQCLNTNSHGSSDSAACFIKSRDDQYDVSKYLESDADCQMILHIPFTCICRIFSLVLRTSRSSSGTTSPKTIKIFKNFSKNIDFDTLEDSKPQHEVEHPRDVGIDLDGAPRTEITDTDDSSFVEHHLPRHLFQNAHSLTLFMQSAWEDDEDITRCFYLEMRGESAGQKRGNNAVPLLTVYESAPNPVDHQKLENEQQGSSLGM, from the coding sequence ATGTCGCACCAATGCGAGCATGAACACGATCATCACCACGACTCGCCACCACCTGCTACAAACAATGCGCAGTCCCTGTTTTCGTTCGTTAACACGCCCAATGTGCAGTGTCTGAACACCAACAGCCATGGCTCCAGCGATTCCGCCGCATGCTTCATCAAAAGCAGGGACGATCAGTACGACGTTTCCAAATACTTAGAGAGCGATGCAGACTGTCAGATGATCCTCCACATACCATTCACTTGCATTTGCCGGATCTTCTCGCTCGTCTTAAGGACTAGTCGCTCTAGCTCGGGGACCACATCGCCCAAGACcatcaaaatcttcaagaacttctctAAAAACATCGATTTCGACACTTTGGAGGATTCTAAGCCCCAACACGAAGTGGAACATCCCCGCGACGTTGGGATCGATCTTGACGGTGCGCCCCGGACCGAAATTACCGACACCGATGACTCCAGCTTTGTCGAGCATCACCTGCCTCGGCACCTGTTTCAAAATGCGCACTCTTTGACTCTCTTCATGCAGAGCGCCTGGgaagatgacgaggacATCACTCGCTGCTTCTATCTCGAGATGCGCGGTGAAAGCGCTGGTCAAAAGCGAGGGAACAACGCTGTGCCCCTTCTAACCGTGTATGAGTCTGCACCCAACCCAGTAGATCAtcagaagctggagaatGAGCAACAGGGCTCGAGTCTGGGTATGTAG
- the RIM8 gene encoding Rim8p (similar to uniprot|P53180 Saccharomyces cerevisiae YGL045W RIM8): MGFLTKLKAVSSRNSDPSISSTKVSAVSDAKTRYNYAKRSRFRHACAARDFYINQESPHKVWKPNEQISGEAVLVLKDDLENVAVRLSLIGEVRIRGSGSKTHCDQLFEKTTLVYGDQEEVAPETRSIVNGLTKGEHRFPFRLKVPSKNIFTSIKFERGSISYCIRCTLEPLRCSDPEKVLAACEKSISVMVPLDVSDMPKPNTKSVVLQSPSAVKQIKLANGEQDASSSFTRRTGGSKNSGSTVNTSGSLKTVTINVDLPSSGYVIGEVIPVKLNLCHYREYSHSTGLIATLVRICRVGGASKENPMEMYRKDICQTVSPIYVNPDTFECSVTVYLKIPLDAFPTLRLPDRKFSFQYYVEVLVNLSRKNIAFTESNRVVDTTTNSHVSASPGKTIEETFTLLQRKIRSGSETEPFKNNDRESMIFFKDLINVDKLKRLRNVTGMSIEVIVGTNRSEIPQDSSLDEVEENPETTNSGLQSIDYTNTAVNNYTVAGYSPLGDCKDVLNFDGGSVLPLPVYTPNSHYNAADDKDELELQRLQELESEPPMAT; the protein is encoded by the coding sequence ATGGGGTTCTTGACAAAGCTGAAAGCAGTTAGTTCGCGCAACAGCGACCCAAGTATAAGCTCAACCAAGGTCTCGGCCGTCTCTGATGCGAAGACAAGGTACAATTATGCCAAACGCTCAAGGTTTCGCCATGCATGTGCTGCCAGAGACTTCTATATCAACCAAGAATCGCCGCATAAAGTGTGGAAGCCAAATGAGCAGATTAGCGGCGAGGCGGTTCTTGTCCTCAAAGATGACTTGGAAAACGTTGCGGTAAGGCTTTCTCTTATTGGAGAGGTAAGGATTCGAGGCTCAGGCTCGAAAACGCATTGCGaccagctctttgaaaagacaACGCTGGTATACGGAGACCAAGAAGAGGTAGCGCCAGAAACCCGCTCTATTGTCAATGGTCTCACAAAAGGAGAGCACCGGTTTCCTTTTAGACTTAAAGTCCCCTCTAAAAATATTTTCACGTCGATTAAGTTCGAAAGAGGCTCCATATCTTACTGTATCAGATGCACGCTAGAACCACTGAGATGTTCCGACCCAGAAAAAGTCCTAGCGGCTTGTGAGAAAAGCATATCAGTGATGGTTCCTTTGGATGTTAGTGACATGCCTAAACCAAACACAAAAAGCGTTGTGTTGCAATCCCCTTCAGCAGTTAAGCAAATAAAGCTCGCAAACGGGGAGCAAGATGCTAGCTCCAGCTTCACAAGGCGAACTGGCGGTTCCAAGAACTCAGGGTCAACAGTCAATACATCCGGCTCTCTCAAGACAGTCACAATAAATGTGGATCTTCCCTCATCTGGCTACGTGATAGGCGAAGTTATTCCCGTCAAACTGAATCTCTGTCACTATCGAGAATACTCACATTCAACCGGCCTAATAGCCACGCTCGTACGGATATGCCGAGTTGGGGGTGCATCTAAAGAGAACCCGATGGAGATGTATCGTAAAGATATCTGCCAAACGGTCTCCCCAATCTACGTCAATCCAGATACATTTGAGTGTTCTGTGACAGTTTACTTAAAGATACCGCTGGATGCGTTTCCCACACTACGGTTGCCTGACAGGAAGTTTTCTTTCCAGTACTATGTGGAAGTACTTGTCAATCTTTCGAGAAAAAACATCGCATTTACTGAATCCAACAGGGTCGTCGACACAACTACTAATTCCCATGTGTCTGCATCTCCTGGAAAGACCATAGAAGAGACATTCACGCTGCTACAAAGAAAGATTCGGTCCGGATCAGAAACGGagcctttcaagaacaatgaCCGAGAATCtatgatcttcttcaaagacctgATAAACGTTGACAAGCTCAAAAGGCTGCGCAATGTTACCGGGATGTCAATCGAGGTTATCGTCGGTACAAATAGGTCAGAAATCCCTCAAGATAGCAGTTTGGACGAAGTCGAAGAGAATCCTGAAACGACAAATTCTGGTCTGCAGAGTATCGACTATACTAATACTGCGGTTAACAACTATACCGTCGCGGGGTACTCGCCACTAGGTGACTGCAAGGATGTGCTCAATTTCGACGGAGGTTCCGTTTTACCTCTCCCAGTGTACACTCCAAACTCACATTATAACGCAGCCGATGACAAGGATGAGCTAGAGCTTCAGAGGCTCCAGGAACTGGAGAGCGAACCGCCAATGGCAACCTGA
- the NSR1 gene encoding Nsr1p (some similarities with uniprot|P27476 Saccharomyces cerevisiae YGR159C NSR1 Nucleolar protein that binds nuclear localization sequences required for pre- rRNA processing and ribosome biogenesis), producing the protein MAKQVAKKVSKKDVKSKKQEKEAVAAKSESSSSSSSSESSSSSSESSSSSSESESESSSSSSSSDSESSDSSSDSEEEQEVKKDTKKDTKKDTKKEAKKDSKKDSKKEAKKETVKEAKKGSKKAVAPESDSESGSESDTESSDSESSDSDSSSSSESESEAEAEAETESKKAKESATSSSSSNSSSGSDSSSSSSSSESEGSSSSSDSDSSSEEEEAKEKDTSSKKRKAEESDVSEESEDATESKKAKTESNGEPATIFVGRLSWSVDDEWLKTEFEPIGGVISARVIMERGTDRSRGYGYVDFENKFYAEKAVKEMHGKEIDGRPINCDMSTSKPAGNPRNDRAKQFGDTPSQPSDTLFLGNLSFNADRDNIFETFAEHGEVVSVRLPTHPETNQPKGFGYVQYSSVDEAQKAFEALQGHYIDNRPVRLDFSTPKPRDEGSRGGFRGGRGGSRGGSRGGFGGGRGGFGGGNRGDFKPSGSGSNSAPLGKGRQTAEFQGNKKKFD; encoded by the coding sequence ATGGCCAAGCAAGTTGCTAAGAAGGTGTCCAAGAAGGACgtgaagagcaagaagcaggagAAGGAGGCTGTCGCCGCCAAGAGCGAgtcttcgtcctcttcaagctccagcgagtcttcttcaagctccaGCGAGTCTTCGTCGAGCTCCAGCGAGTCTGAGTCCGAgtcttcatcaagctcatcgtCCAGCGACTCCGAGAGCTCTGATTCATCCAGCGACTCCGAGGAGGAGCAGGAGGTGAAGAAGGACACTAAGAAGGACACTAAGAAGGacaccaagaaggaggcTAAGAAGGACTCCAAGAAGGactccaagaaggaggccaagaaggagacTGTCaaggaggccaagaagggTAGCAAGAAGGCCGTGGCTCCTGAGTCTGACAGCGAGTCCGGCAGTGAGTCTGATACCGAGTCCAGCGACTCTGAGTCCAGCGACTCCGACTCTAGCTCCAGCTCCGAAAGCGAGTCTGAGGCCGAGGCCGAGGCCGAGACCGagagcaagaaagccaaggaGAGCGCTACTTCTTCTAGCAGTTCCAACTCATCCAGCGGCTCTGactccagctcttcctcttcatctaGCGAGTCAGAAggctcttcatcctcaAGCGACTCTGACTCCTCAtctgaggaggaagaggccaaggagaaggacacttcttccaagaagcGTAAGGCCGAAGAATCCGATGTTTCCGAGGAATCAGAGGATGCCACTGAATCCAAGAAGGCTAAGACTGAGTCCAATGGCGAGCCTGCCACCATTTTCGTCGGAAGACTGTCCTGGAGTGTCGACGACGAATGGTTGAAGACCGAGTTTGAGCCAATTGGCGGTGTCATTAGCGCCAGAGTCATCATGGAGAGAGGTACCGACAGATCCCGTGGTTACGGGTACGTtgacttcgaaaacaaattTTATGCTGAAAAGGCCGTGAAAGAGATGCACGGTAAGGAGATTGACGGCAGGCCCATCAACTGTGACATGTCAACCAGCAAGCCTGCTGGCAACCCAAGAAACGACCGTGCCAAGCAGTTCGGTGACACCCCATCCCAGCCTTCTGACACCCTATTCTTGGGTAACTTGTCTTTCAACGCCGACAGAGACAACATCTTCGAAACTTTCGCTGAGCACGGTGAAGTTGTATCTGTCCGTCTGCCTACACACCCAGAGACCAACCAGCCAAAGGGTTTCGGTTACGTGCAGTATTCCTCTGTCGACGAAGCTCAAAAGGCTTTTGAGGCTTTGCAGGGTCACTACATCGACAACAGACCTGTGAGACTAGACTTTTCTACACCAAAGCCAAGAGATGAAGGTTCTCGTGGTGGATTTCGTGGTGGCCGTGGCGGCAGCCGTGGCGGTAGCCGTGGCGGTTTCGGCGGTGGCCGTGGTGGCTTCGGCGGTGGCAACAGAGGTGACTTCAAGCCATCCGGTTCCGGCTCTAACTCTGCGCCACTTGGCAAAGGTAGACAGACTGCTGAGTTCCAAggcaacaagaagaagttcgaCTAA
- a CDS encoding KLTH0D03894p (some similarities with uniprot|P08068 Saccharomyces cerevisiae YIR019C GPI-anchored cell surface glycoprotein required for diploid pseudohyphal formation and haploid invasive growth) — protein MLCRPILLLFTAFGGFASCISALSTTTITTESITTSFVCGRCTTNQHETTLSSSSTTAVETSACHQCVTSQYESSLSSISTSVSSTSTIPTSPLSSTTISSTIVSTSYVCGKCTTNISFREVVVSSTSETVPSAKHSSSTPTSSTSASDESSSATPSSAMPSSATPSSAMPSSATPSSTTTASSTASSTTISTTTSSSSASSSSTISSFTISSTTPSSIASSNATPSIITISSDTSSSSTLSSASSSVARTSSGNVESSPSGPKTTTTLNKSTTTETESCDCTTYPGSSISTTTTLVSTISTSSSATTQSSTQSSTTSGTSSLSSEMSSSKSSASSVSLSSSSKVSSRTGFSSTETSRATTVSETQHSLSSESNTPTTLTSIPGSLSTSATFSSFSSTAFSSVSTSSPTAESVSSLVSSTPSVGSQTSSTLTSSTSFPGVPSSVTSSGNVPSSFSDIGTSSTSVLTTTYSTTNSGSTSITLTTDSSFRTLESSASSTPASSTPASSTPASSTPASSTTASSTTASSTTVTVSSSLPGLNMSTTLSSSTLLSTTSPGQPISTASTSTGPLTIPTASNSLPVLLVSTSCTAANDTNCAVPTTDSAPAPTSTSTPPSSSSSNASKSEEVPSSAASSSSPATVSGPTSSQSSVHTTSSTFASYAPKSFSFGSTSTQPFPTASSTASLLSSYTGGASKAVPRIAFAVLLLL, from the coding sequence CCTTaagctcatcttcaactACAGCTGTTGAAACGTCGGCCTGTCATCAATGTGTTACAAGCCAGTATGAAAGTTCATTAAGCTCAATTTCCACATCTGTTAGCAGTACATCCACAATACCAACAAGTCCCTTGTCCAGTACAACTATCTCTTCAACCATAGTATCAACATCGTATGTCTGTGGGAAATGTACCACTAATATCAGTTTCCGCGAGGTCGTCGTTAGCTCAACGAGTGAAACGGTTCCATCTGCCAAACACTCAAGCAGCACGCCAACAAGCAGTACATCAGCAAGCGACGAGTCCTCAAGTGCCACGCCTTCAAGTGCCATGCCTTCAAGTGCCACGCCTTCAAGTGCCATGCCTTCAAGTGCCACGCCTTCAAGTACCACAACCGCAAGTAGCACGGCCTCAAGCACCACAATCTCGACTACCACATCATCAAGTAGCGCGTCATCAAGCAGCACAATCTCGAGTTTCACGATCTCAAGCACCACTCCATCAAGCATTGCTTCATCAAACGCCACACCCTCGATTATCACAATCTCAAGTGACACATCTTCCAGTAGCACTCTCTCTAGTGCATCATCTTCAGTGGCACGCACAAGCTCAGGTAATGTGGAATCAAGCCCTAGTGGGCCCAAGACAACCACAACACTTAATAAGTCTACTACAACTGAAACAGAAAGCTGTGATTGCACGACTTACCCTGGTTCTTCTATCAGTACTACAACAACCCTCGTTTCAACCATATCAACTTCATCTAGCGCTACGACTCAATCTTCGACTCAATCAAGTACTACAAGCGGAACCTCGAGCCTCAGCTCTGAAATGAGttcctcaaaatcttcagcctcttctGTTTCCTTGTCTAGCTCGTCAAAGGTTTCTTCGCGAACTGGCTTTTCTTCTACCGAGACGAGTAGGGCCACGACAGTTTCCGAAACGCAGCATTCATTGTCGTCTGAGTCCAATACTCCTACGACTCTTACGTCAATCCCTGGATCTTTGAGTACTAGTGCTACTTTTTCGTCCTTTTCTTCTACTGCCTTTTCGAGCGTCTCCACTTCAAGCCCAACAGCCGAAAGCGTATCAAGCTTGGTCTCTTCCACGCCAAGTGTGGGTTCTCAAACCAGCAGCACCTTGACAAGTAGCACATCATTCCCTGGCGTACCCAGCTCCGTGACTTCAAGTGGAAATGTTCCTAGCAGCTTTTCTGACATTGGCACTTCAAGCACCAGCGTTTTGACTACAACTTATTCTACTACTAATAGTGGGAGTACCTCTATCACCCTAACCACAGACTCTAGCTTCAGGACCCTCGAGAGCTCCGCCAGCAGCACCCCTGCCAGCAGCACCCCTGCCAGCAGCACCCCTGCCAGCAGCACCCctgccagcagcaccactgccagcagcaccacTGCCAGTAGCACTACCGTCACCgtcagcagcagcttgcCGGGGCTCAATATGTCAACTACTCTGTCAAGTTCCACTCTTCTGTCAACCACAAGCCCTGGGCAGCCAATTAGCACAGCCAGCACAAGCACCGGCCCGCTAACCATCCCCACAGCCTCGAACAGCCTTCCAGTATTGCTGGTTTCTACGTCGTGCACCGCGGCGAATGATACCAACTGTGCCGTGCCTACGACAGACTCTGCTCCCGCTCCGacttcaacttcaacaccCCCCTCGTCCAGCAGTTCTAACGCCTCCAAGTCTGAGGAGGTGCCGTCTTCTGCCGCATCATCGAGCTCACCAGCTACCGTGTCGGGGCCCACAAGCTCCCAGAGCTCGGTGCATaccaccagcagcaccttcGCATCCTACGCTCCTAAATCATTTTCTTTCGGCTCAACTAGCACGCAGCCCTTTCCAACCGCCTCTAGCACTGCCTCCTTACTATCGTCCTACACAGGCGGTGCGTCGAAGGCCGTTCCCAGAATAGCTTTTGccgttcttcttctgctgtAA